AGCAGAGAAAATATAATTGCTGAGCAATGGGCTTTTCTTATTGAGATAATCACAGCCGGTCTTGTTTTTAATGTTCAAAAAGGCACACCATATAAAATTCGTCGTAAAGCCGCCGGCAAGAATTACAATCAGCACCGCACTGTTTTGAAACAGCGGCGGTACATTTTTTTCAACAGCCAATGCCGCGATTGGCTTACCGGCTGCGAATCCAAAAGCCATACAGGCGCTCATAATGCCTGCAAATACCGCGACAAGAATTCCTTTGCCGAGGCTGAATTCCTTAATCGACGCCTTTTGCTGCTCTACAGACAGTTCTTTTTCCTTCAGCAGCCCGGCCCATGCGCAAACCACTATCCCAAGCAGACAGACGGGCACTCCCGCAAGTGTTACAATTCCTGAAACACTGTGGAATAATTCTACAAATGTTCCATTATAAATCGGCGGCATAATCGTGCCGAATGTAGCGCAAAATCCGAGAGCTATCGCATATCCAAGAGACATTCCGAGATAACGCATCGAAAGGCCGAAAGTAAGGCCGCCGATGCCCCAAAGCAGGCCGAATAAATAACTCCAGATAACGCTTTGTTTGGGCGACTGCCTGAATAGTTCCATCAGTCCGGGAACTGTCAGAAAAGCCACGAGCCATGGAGCGATTATCCATGAAAAAAATCCTCCTACGAGCCAATAGCTTTCCCATGCCCATTGCCTGACCTTCTTGAATGGGATATAAAAACTACCTGCGGCAAAACCGCCAATCGCATGAAAAAATATACCTAAAGCAACCATAAACACTCCTTTGCAATGAATACAAAACAGGCCTGTACGCTTCTACTGTACAAGCCTGTTTTCATTTCAAAACATAATCGTTCTATTACTCAGGACAGCTTCCATCAGTCCTGTTACAGTCAAGCCATTCGCCTGCCATCACGGCAAAATCATCAAAATTAACTATACAGTCACCTGTCAGGTCAGCTATCGGAGCCGGCCAGCAAGCAGGCGGAACAGCGGTTACGATTGTTTCCGAATTTGGTCCAACCGCAACGTCAAGAGTACCGGCTCCATCATAGGATGTTATCCAATTACGCTCGGGTGCCGCATAAAAGCTTAAGACTTGATATCCAATATCAACTGGCCGCGGGTCTCTTATAATAAGTTGACCATCACCGGTAAGATTTACAACCTGTGAGCCGTCAGCATCCATTTGAAGATAAAATACACTTAAGGTACCGCCTGATATGTCTATCCTTCCTGTACCGCCGCCAAAACCAACATAAAGATAAGCAGTTCCGGTTACTGTAATATTTCCGTCAGCAATTTCGACATTGCCTACAGCATTGGCCCCTTGTCCTACGGACATATCGCCATTAACGGTAATTTCGCCGCCGCTCATTCTGAGGATACCTGTTCCATTATCAATGCCTATGCGGAATCCCTCGCCCGCATTTGTTGTGGTCAAGTGGCCTCCGGTCATATCCAGATAACATGGCCTTTGGCTAAAACCCATCCAAAGACTGCCAATACTTACATCAACAGTTGCGTCAACTGTACAATTTGGCTCAGAACCATCTATATCCGGCAGGTCAATCACTGCCAAATCTCCGGGATATGGCGGCTCGTAAGCATCCCAGTTGTCGCCCGTGTTCCAGTTAGGGTCTGCACCAAATCCCGTCCAATAAATATTCACCGCATAAGATTGAACTGTAATTGCTGCCAATAAAAACAATGAGAATAAAAATGTCCGTCTAATCATCTTGTAACCTCCTTATAAAAATATTATCTATTATCCTCATAAATACTAACATATAGGGCTAATCTTCTACAATGGACAAGATTGTGTTTTTAATTGACAAAATTGCTTGCGGCCCCCAAAGGCCTATAACAACCTTTAATTACCCGTACAAAGCCATTTTTGAGCTGAATTTCGATATTCGCTTTGAGTCGGATTCCTGCCATTGTTTTCGCGAAATTTATTCACAAAAGCCTTGGATTTCTGAAGAAAGTTATAATGCATAAGATATGTCGGCTGTTTTATACCTTTATTATCA
The sequence above is drawn from the Phycisphaerae bacterium genome and encodes:
- the rhaT gene encoding L-rhamnose/proton symporter RhaT; protein product: MVALGIFFHAIGGFAAGSFYIPFKKVRQWAWESYWLVGGFFSWIIAPWLVAFLTVPGLMELFRQSPKQSVIWSYLFGLLWGIGGLTFGLSMRYLGMSLGYAIALGFCATFGTIMPPIYNGTFVELFHSVSGIVTLAGVPVCLLGIVVCAWAGLLKEKELSVEQQKASIKEFSLGKGILVAVFAGIMSACMAFGFAAGKPIAALAVEKNVPPLFQNSAVLIVILAGGFTTNFIWCAFLNIKNKTGCDYLNKKSPLLSNYIFSALAGITWYLQFMFYGMGTTKMGKYDFSSWTIHMAFIIVFSNIWGLHFREWKGCSRRTLKIIILGIFIVFMSTIIVGAGNYLAAIGK